The Deinococcus aerophilus region GGCGCCCCGGCGGAACGACCCGGCCCGACCCGGAAGGCGTCACTGGACCTCACCGACCTGTAGGTATGACATCGTTCCATTTGGGCGGCGGGGCCACGGCGCAAAGGTCGGGCAGTTCACCAACTCAGCGCCGGCTCAAGAAAAGGTGACGAAGCCGTGATCTGCGTCCTCATTCACCATGATTCCATCACGGCCACCCTCAGACACGAAAACGGGCCAGGAGTCCCTGGCCCCCGGTCCGCTGAACAGATGCTTCCTTGCCGCGCAGGGGCACTGGCTGATTGTTGTTGAGTTTAGGATTGGAGTTCAGGTCGCGTCGGGACGAGGGGCATGGACTGGAGCTGACCATCGTCAGCCACGGGGCCCGGATTCATGAAGCTAGCCTCCGCTTCGGGCCGGCCATCCCCAACAGGCTGCAGGTCACGGTGGACTTTCCCCGGCCCCGGGTGGGAGGAACGCTGGAATAGACACCCGGCGGTCCTGCACAACGTCCCAGTCAGCAGAGAAACGTCAAGCGCGGTTGACGGGGCGTCCATCCCGCTTTACGCTCTGGATATGTCCCCTGCGCCGCCGAGTGTGCTTTCCAGGGTCCGGGCGGTGCGCGAACAGTCCGGCGAGCGGCCCGGAGATCTGGCACAGCGGGCCGGAATTACCCGGCAGGCCCTGCATGCCATCGAAGCCGGCGTCTCGGTGCCGAGCACCGCCGTGGCCCTGCGCCTGGCACACGCCCTGTCCTGCCGGGTCGAGGACCTGTTCCAGTTGCCCACTCCGCCGTTGCCCGCACGGGCGCTGACGGTTCCGGCGTCCTTTCCCACGCGGGTACAGCTGGCCTACGTGGGGGAACAGCTGCTCGCCCTGCCCCTGAGCGGTGAGGGAGCCCTGACCCGGTCTGCCGATGGCGTGGGCCGCAGCGACCAAGAGGACGGTGCGCTCCAGGTGGACCTCCTGACCGATCCCACCGTGCTGCGCCGCAGCGCCGTGGTGGCGGGCTGCGATCCGTCGCTGGGCCTGCTGATTCCCCATGCGGCCCGACTCGCGCCGTCGGCACGGGTGCTGTGGCACGACCTGCCCAGCCTGGACGCCCTGCGTGCCGTGGCCCGGGGCGAGGCCCACGCGGCAGGCATTCACCTGCACGACCCCGCCAGCGGCGACCACAACCGGCCCTGGGTGGAGCGCGAGCTGCGCGGGCGCACGGTTCACCTGTTCACGCTGTGGACCTGGGAACAGGGGTTGATCGTGGCGGCGGGCAATCCCCGGCGGCTGCGCGCACCGGCCGACCTCGCACGCCCCGGCATCCGTCTGGCCAACCGCAACGTCGGGGCCGGCAGCCGGCTGCTGCTCGATGCGTGGCTGGAGACGGCCGGACTGGACGCAGCGGCCCGCCGGGCCTTGCC contains the following coding sequences:
- a CDS encoding substrate-binding domain-containing protein yields the protein MSPAPPSVLSRVRAVREQSGERPGDLAQRAGITRQALHAIEAGVSVPSTAVALRLAHALSCRVEDLFQLPTPPLPARALTVPASFPTRVQLAYVGEQLLALPLSGEGALTRSADGVGRSDQEDGALQVDLLTDPTVLRRSAVVAGCDPSLGLLIPHAARLAPSARVLWHDLPSLDALRAVARGEAHAAGIHLHDPASGDHNRPWVERELRGRTVHLFTLWTWEQGLIVAAGNPRRLRAPADLARPGIRLANRNVGAGSRLLLDAWLETAGLDAAARRALPGYDRTHASHLALAQSVARGEADAGPGPRAAARAWGLDFVPLHHERFDLALPAEHLEHPGVQALLGGARLPAFHAELAALGGYDPRHAGELWQTTA